Sequence from the uncultured Flavobacterium sp. genome:
GGAACTGTAACTTATTCTTGGAAAAATAGCTCTAATATAGTAGTAGGAACTACAGCTTCTGTAACTGGACTTCCAACCGGAACTTATACTTTGACTGTAACGGATTCTTGTTCTAGCCAATCTAATTCAGTAACTATTGGACAACCAAGTTTACCTTTAGCTTTAGCGGCTTCTTCCAAAACAGATGCTTCTTGCTACGGCGCAAGTTCCGGAAGTGTAACTGCAGGCGCAGTAACAAATTTCGTTGGAACTGTAACATACTCTTGGAAAAACAGCTCAAATGTGGTTGTTGGAACTACAGCTTCTGTAACAGGGCTTCCAACTGGAACTTATACTTTGACTGTAACGGATTCTTGTTCTAGTCAATCAAATTCAGTTACTATTGGACAACCAAGTTTACCTTTAGCTTTAGCGGCTTCTTCTAAAACTGATGCTTCTTGTTATGGCGCAAGTTCCGGAAGTGTAACTGCGGGAGCGGTAACAAATTTCGTAGGAACTGTAACTTATTCTTGGAAAAATAGCTCTAATATAGTAGTTGGAACTACAGCTTCTGTAAGCGGACTTCCAACCGGAACTTATACTTTGACTGTAACAGATTCTTGTTCTAGTCAATCAAATTCAGTTACTATTGGGCAACCAAGCTTACCTTTAGCATTAGCGGCTTCTTCTAAAACAGATGCTTCTTGCAACGGCGCAAGTTCCGGAAGTGTAACTGCTGGAGCTGTAACAAATTTCGTAGGAACTGTAACTTATTCCTGGAAAAATAGCTCAAATACAGTAGTTGGAACTACAGCTTCTGTAACAGGTCTTCCAACTGGAACTTATACTTTGACTGTAACAGATTCTTGTTCTAGCCAATCTAATTCAGTTACTATTGGACAACCAAGTTTACCTTTAGCATTAGCGGCTTCTTCTAAAACAGATGCTTCTTGCTACGGTGCAAGTTCTGGAAGTGTAACTGCAGGAGCGGTAACAAATTTCGTAGGAACTGTAACTTATTCTTGGGTAAATAGCTCAAATACTATAGTTGGAACTACAGTTTCTGTAACAGGGCTTCCAACCGGAACTTATACATTGACTGTAACAGATTCTTGTTCTAGTCAATCAAATTCAGTTACTATTGGACAACCAACTTTACCTTTAGCTTTAGCGGCTTCATCTAAGACAGATGCTTCTTGCTACGGTGCAAGTTCTGGATCAGTAACTGCAGGAGCGGTAACAAATTTCGTAGGAACTGTAACTTATTCTTGGGTAAATAGCTCAAATACTATAGTTGGAACTACAGCTTCTGTAACAGGGCTTCCAACCGGAACTTATACATTAACAGTAACAGATTCTTGTTCCAGCCAATCAAATTCAGTAACTATTGGACAACCAGCTTTACCTTTAGCTTTAGCAGCTTCTTCTAAAACTGATGCTTCTTGTTATGGTGACAGTACTGGAAGTGTAACTGCGGGAACAGTAACAAACGCTGTAGGAACTGTGTCTTATTCTTGGGTAAACAGCTCAAATGCAGTAGTTGGAACTACAGCTTCTGTTAATGGACTTCCAACTGGAACTTATACTTTGACTGTAACAGATTCTTGTTCTAGCCAATCAAATTCGGTAACTATTGGACAACCTTCTGCTCCTTTGTCTTGTTCAATTACACAAAACAAAGCAGTAACTTCAAATGGATTGAGCGATGGTGAAGCAACGGTTTCTCCTCTTGGCGGAAACGGTAATTATACCTACTTATGGGATAATAATGAAACTACACAAAAAGCAATTGCTTTAAATGCCGGATTACATTCTGTAACGGTAACAGATTCTAAAGGTTGTACAACAACTTGTACTATTACTATTTCGCAACCAAATGTTTTGTCTTGTAGTATCGTTCAAGATGCTCCTGCAAAATGTTATGGAGATAATAATGGTATTGCAACTGTTACAGCTATTGGAGGAAACGGAGATTATACTTATCTATGGGATAACAACGAAACAACAATTCAAGCAACAGCTTTAACTGCCGGTTTACATACTGTAACTATTACTGACAAGTTAGGATACAAAACAACTTGCGATGTTACAATCGGACAACCACAAGCGGCCTTAACAGCAGCAATAAATAATAAAACTGATGTAAACTGTAAAGGTGATGCAACTGGTTCTGCAACAGCATCTGCAACTGGAGGAAACGGAACTTATTCTTATTCTTGGAATACAAATCCAATTCAAACTTCGGCTACAGCCAATAACTTAATCGCAGGAACTTATATCGTAACTGTAACTGACGAAAAAGGTTGTACTGATACAGAGCAAATAACAATTACTGAACCTGAACTTGCATTAACTGCGGCAATCAAAACTGATACTAATGTAAATTGTAAAGGTGACGCAACTGGTTCTGCAACAGCGTCTGCAACTGGAGGAACTGGAAGTTATTCTTATTCTTGGAATACGAATCCAATTCAAACTTCGGCTACAGCTACAAACTTAATCGCAGGAACTTATATAGTAACAGTAACTGACGAAAAAGGTTGTACCGATACAGAACAAATAACAATTACTGAACCTGAACTTTCTCTTACAGCAGCTATAAAAACTGATACTAATGTAAATTGTAAAGGTGACGCAACTGGTTCTGCAACAGCATCTGCAACTGGAGGAACCGGAACTTATTCTTATTCTTGGAATACAAATCCAATTCAAACTTCGGCTACAGCCAATAACTTAATCGCAGGAACTTACATTGTAACTGTGACTGACGAAAAAGGTTGTACTGACACAGAGCAAATAACAATTACGGAACCTGAACTTGCACTTACAGCAGCGATCAAAACTGATACTAATGTAAATTGTAAAGGTGACGCAACTGGTTCTGCAACCGCTTCTGCAACTGGAGGAACTGGAAGTTATTCTTATTCTTGGAATACAAATCCTGTTCAAACTTCTGCTACAGCTTCTAACTTAATCGCAGGAACTTATATTGTAACTGTGACTGACGAAAAAGGATGTACAGACACAGAGCAAATAACAATTACTGAACCTGAACTTGCATTAACTGCGGCAATCAAAACTGATACTAATGTAAATTGTAAAGGTGACGCAACTGGTTCAGCAACAGCATCTGCAACCGGAGGAACTGGAGCTTATTCTTACTCTTGGAATACGAATCCAATTCAAACTTCGGCTACAGCGACTAACTTGATCGCAGGAACTTATATCGTAACTGTGACTGATGAAAAAGGATGTACTGACACAGAACAAATAACAATTACTGAACCTGAGCTTGCATTAACAGCAGCTATAAAAACTGATACTAATGTAAATTGTAAAGGTGACGCAACTGGTTCTGCAACAGCTTCTGCAACCGGAGGAACTGGAACTTATTCTTATTCCTGGAATACAAATCCAATTCAAACTTCGGCTACAGCCAATAATTTAATCGCAGGAACTTATATTGTAACTGTGACTGACGAAAAAGGTTGTACTGATACGGAACAAATAACAATTACTGAACCTGAACTTGCACTTACAGCAGCGATAAAAACTGATAGTAATGTAAACTGTAAAGGCGATGCAACTGGATCTGCAACAGCTTCTGCAACTGGAGGAACCGGAACTTATTCTTATTCTTGGAATACGAATCCAATTCAAACTTCGGCTACAGCTTCTAACTTAATCGCAGGAACTTACATTGTAACGGTAACTGACGAAAAAGGTTGTACCGACACAGAACAAATAACAATTACTGAACCTGAACTTGCACTTACAGCAGCAATCAAAACTGATACTAATGTAAATTGTAAAGGTGACGCAACTGGATCTGCAACAGCATCTGCAACCGGAGGAACTGGAACTTATTCTTATTCTTGGAATACAAATCCGATTCAAACTTCGGCTACAGCTTCTAACTTAATCGCAGGAACTTATATTGTAACTGTGACTGATGAAAAAGGGTGTACAGATACAGAGCAAATAACAATTAGTGAACCTGAGCTTGCATTAACAGCAGCAATCAAAACTGATACTAATATAAATTGTAAAGGTGACGCAACTGGTTCTGCAACAGCTTCTGCAACCGGAGGAACCGGAACTTATTCTTACTCTTGGAATACAAATCCTATTCAAACTTCGGCTACAGCCAATAATTTAATCGCAGGAACTTACATCGTAACTGTAACTGACGAAAAAGGTTGTACCGACACAGAACAAATAACAATTACTGAACCTGAACTTTCACTTACAGCAGCAATCAAAACTGATATTAATGTAAATTGTAAAGGTAACGCAACTGGATCTGCAACAGCTTCTGCAACTGGAGGAACCGGAACTTATTCTTATTCCTGGAATACGAATCCAATTCAAACTTCGGCTACAGCTACAAACTTGATTGCAGGAACTTACATTGTAACGGTAACTGACGAAAAAGGTTGTACAGATACGGAACAAATAACAATTACTGAACCTGAACTTGCATTAACAGCAGCAATCAAAACTGATACTAATGTAAACTGTAAAGGTGACGCAACTGGTTCTGCAACAGCTTCTGCAACTGGAGGAACCGGAAGTTATTCTTATTCTTGGAATACAAATCCAATTCAAACTTCGGCTACAGCCAATAACTTAATCGCAGGAACTTACATCGTAACGGTAACTGACGAAAAAGGTTGTACTGATACTGAACAAATAACAATTACTGAACCTGAACTTGCACTTACAGCTACAAAATCTCAAGTAAACGCAAGTTGTGGTGGAGCTGAAAGTGGTTCTGCAACTGTTGTAGCTTCTGGAGGAACTGGTCCTTACACTTATTCCTGGAATACAAATCCGGTGCAAACTTCGGCTACAGCCACAAATCTTTTAGCAGGAAATTATAGTGTAGTAATTACTGATTCTAAAGGTTGTACACATACAGTTTCATTTGAAATTCTTGATGGAGATTCGGTTAAACCAATAATTGATCCGCTACCGGAAACCTCAACTATTAACTGTCCTGCCGAACCTGTTTTTGCTCAGGCAACTGCAACAGACGACAATGGTACAATTGCTTCATTAACTTATGAAGATACTGTAACTCCTGGCAATTGTGCCGGTTCTTACACAAAAACAAGAACTTGGACAGCTAAAGATGCTTGTGGAAATGTTTCTCTTCCTGTAAGTCAAACAATTATTGTACAAGACATTACGGCACCAACTTGGTCTACTGAAGTTGCTTCGCTAAATAAAACTATCGAATGTAGTAATGCCGAAGCTTTATCAGCTGCGCAAGCTTTATTCCCAACTGCGACAGATACTTGTGATACTGATGTTACGAATATTGTAAAAGTATCTGGTCAGTTTGTAGCTTCTGAAACTTGTTCAAATGCGGGAACTTACACCAATACTTGGACTGTAAAAGATGATTGTGGAAATACTTCGGATACTTTCACGCAAGTAATTACTATTCAAGATACTACAGCGCCAACTTGGTCTACTGAAGTTGCTTCACTAAATAAAACTATCGAATGTAGTAATGCTGAAGCTTTGACATCGGCGCAAGCTTTATTCCCAACTGCGACTGACGCTTGTGATACTGATGTTTCAAATATTGTAAAAGTATCTGGTCAATTTGTGGCTAACGAAGGTTGTGCAAACTCAGGAACTTACACTAATACTTGGACCGTAAAAGATGATTGTGGAAATACTTCGGATACTTTCACGCAAGTTATTACGATTCAAGATACTACAGCGCCAACTTGGTCTACTGAAGTTGCTTCACTAAACAAAACTATCGAATGTAGTAATGCTGAAGCTTTGACATCGGCGCAAGCTTTATTCCCAACTGCGACAGACGCTTGTGATACTGATGTTTCGAATATCGTAAAAGTTTCCGGTCAGTTTGTGGCTAACGAAGGTTGTGCAAACTCAGGAACTTACACCAATACATGGACTGTAAAAGATGATTGTGGAAATACTTCGGATACTTTCACGCAAGTAATTACGATTCAAGATACTACAGCACCAACTTGGACAACAGAAACTGCTTCACTAAATAAAACTATAGAATGTAGTAATGCTGAAGCTTTATCTTCTGCGCAAGCTTTATTCCCTGTTGCAACTGATGCTTGTGATACTGATGTTACGAATATCGTAAAAGTATCTGGTCAGTTTGTAGCTTCTGAAACTTGTTCAAATGCGGGAACTTACACCAATACTTGGACTGTAAAAGATGATTGTGGAAATACTTCTGATACTTTCACGCAAGTAATTACTATTCAAGATACTACAGCGCCAATATTTGCGGGAGAACTTCCTGGTGATATTACAGTTTCCTGTGATGCTGTACCTGCTGCGGCAAACGTTGAAGCTTCTGATAATTGTAATGGTAATTTGCCAATCGTTTTCAGCGAAGTTAAAAGTGATATTCAAAACGAATGTCCAACAAATTATACTTTGACTCGTAAATGGACGACTAGCGATTGTGGCGGAAACATTGCTTCTTACACTCAAATTATAACAGTAAGAGACACAACTCCTCCTACAGGAACTGCTCCTTCGAATGTTGCGAACTTACAAAGTATTGCAGATATTCCTGCAGGAAGTCCTGGAGATATAACTGACGCTGCTGATAATTGCAGTCCTACCGTAAACATTACTGTTAGTGACTCTCATAATGAAGCTAGCGGATGTGATGGAAATGCTTATATCTTAACAAGAACATATACTTTGACAGATTGTGCGGGTAATAAAACAGAACTTGTTCGAACTTTCACAGTTGACAATAAAGTTTCTGTAAGCGCTGTCGCTACAAATGTTTCTTGTCTTGGCGCACATGACGGCTCAATAGCAGTTACTAATAGTGCTGGTTCAATAGTAATTATTAGAAACGCAAATAACGAAGTTGTTGGTAGTACAAATTTAGCACCGGGAACTTATACTGTAACTGCTACATCTGCCGTAAATGCGGATAACCAAACTTGTACAGCTACGACTACAGTTGTGATAACTGAGCCTAATTACAAAATTAAAATATCTGGACAAATCATTAATGTAGACACTAATACTCCAATTGCAAATGTACCGGTTACATTGATTCCACAAGGTACTACAACAGGTCCTATCCTATTGCGTATCACTGGTGCAGATGGTCGTTATACCTTTACAGGAATGCCTGCCGGAAGTTATTTAGTTCAGGTTCAGGATGCGAATTTAAATAGTGCATACCAATTATATCCTGTAAATTCAAGCTTGTTCTTTACTACTCTTGAAGATTGTAAATTCCAGGAACATAATTTTGAATATGGAAAATCAAACCTTCCGGTATTAGGAGATTATGTTTGGTATGATACTAACGGAAATGGCGTTCAAGACGAATGGTACGATGCGAATAATGATGGTGTTGTAACTAAAAATGTTCCAGATGCCAATGGTGCGATAGACTATAGTCTATGGGAATGGATCGATCTTAATGGAGATGGAAGTTATGCAGGTCCTCAAAATGTAGGTGAATTAAATGCCGGAGGTTTTGGAAATGCAACAACACCAAACGTTATTATCGATGGTCCTAACGGATATCATGCAGAAGTAATTGTAGGTATTGCAGGATTCTGGAGAAACAGACCAGATTCTCCAAATCCTTACGGAGATTATAATATAAAATTGGTTAGAGATGCAAACTTAGACGCTGTTGCAGCTGCTTTAGGAGCTACAGGTTTAGTAAAAGTTATTCCATCTGGTGGAACAAACAAAAACAAAACTTCTAAACCAGCCAAAATAGCAATGCACACCGTTTGTCAAACTACAAGCACTGCCGGATATATTGTTACAGTAACTGCCGAAGACTTAGTTCACTTAGATGCTGACTTTGGTGTAAACTGTAAAGAATACCGCGATATTGTAGCCAATGATGATAACGCAGGACCATTCCCAGGCGTGAATCATACTCAGACAAATGTTCTGAATGTATTGCCAAATGATACTATCGAAGGTGTAGTTGTAACT
This genomic interval carries:
- a CDS encoding gliding motility-associated C-terminal domain-containing protein; this translates as MKKTLHFIHFMKQANKTFYLLLFLISSTIGFAQTITPVKTVTVAPGVCGALDVELKITGSNPVARPLEVVLVIDVSGSMGDGNNPKPLSYAQDAANDFIDKMFLAANNPTGNNKVAIVTFSNNGLIRQGLTGSAGKAGLKTIINGLVANGGTNIEDGILKANQVLATATYNCSTARSMVLLTDGVANASASHGTGCSGGQQGTCIQDAIAAANAGKTVVVGGVTYNNQIFTVGLFGAINGTEQTDAQYTLNQIQSGGSFFTENAADLTGIYSQIFTQLSWVAKQIVGTPFEKETVDPNFIIGTITSTKGTTTVTGQQIAWNIDFLNVETITLKYRLTPKPNTCGNQMVSTSRLDFQNALCVTTFQDITSPTTNVPCPIVTVASQTNVTCFGGNNGAITLNTPTGGQGPYTYKWTKNDVNFATTKDISGLTVGTYKVIATDNNNCATAILTINITQPAAALALAASSKTDATCNGASSGTVTAGAVTNSVGTVTYSWKNSSNAVVGTTASVSGLPTGTYTLTVTDSCSSQSNSVTVGQPASPLALAASSKTDASCNGASTGSVTAGAVTNFVGTVTYSWKNSSNVVVGTTASVTGLPAGIYTLTVTDSCSNKSNTVTIGQPAFPLTLAASSKTDASCYGASTGSVTAGAVTNSIGTVTYSWKNSSNIVVGTTASVTGLPTGTYTLTVTDSCSSQSNSVTIGQPSLPLALAASSKTDASCYGASSGSVTAGAVTNFVGTVTYSWKNSSNIVVGTTASITGLPTGTYTLTVTDSCSSQSNSVTIGQPSLPLALAASSKTDASCYGASSGSVTAGAVTNFVGTVTYSWKNSSNIVVGTTASVTGLPTGTYTLTVTDSCSSQSNSVTIGQPSLPLALAASSKTDASCYGASSGSVTAGAVTNFVGTVTYSWKNSSNVVVGTTASVTGLPTGTYTLTVTDSCSSQSNSVTIGQPSLPLALAASSKTDASCYGASSGSVTAGAVTNFVGTVTYSWKNSSNIVVGTTASVSGLPTGTYTLTVTDSCSSQSNSVTIGQPSLPLALAASSKTDASCNGASSGSVTAGAVTNFVGTVTYSWKNSSNTVVGTTASVTGLPTGTYTLTVTDSCSSQSNSVTIGQPSLPLALAASSKTDASCYGASSGSVTAGAVTNFVGTVTYSWVNSSNTIVGTTVSVTGLPTGTYTLTVTDSCSSQSNSVTIGQPTLPLALAASSKTDASCYGASSGSVTAGAVTNFVGTVTYSWVNSSNTIVGTTASVTGLPTGTYTLTVTDSCSSQSNSVTIGQPALPLALAASSKTDASCYGDSTGSVTAGTVTNAVGTVSYSWVNSSNAVVGTTASVNGLPTGTYTLTVTDSCSSQSNSVTIGQPSAPLSCSITQNKAVTSNGLSDGEATVSPLGGNGNYTYLWDNNETTQKAIALNAGLHSVTVTDSKGCTTTCTITISQPNVLSCSIVQDAPAKCYGDNNGIATVTAIGGNGDYTYLWDNNETTIQATALTAGLHTVTITDKLGYKTTCDVTIGQPQAALTAAINNKTDVNCKGDATGSATASATGGNGTYSYSWNTNPIQTSATANNLIAGTYIVTVTDEKGCTDTEQITITEPELALTAAIKTDTNVNCKGDATGSATASATGGTGSYSYSWNTNPIQTSATATNLIAGTYIVTVTDEKGCTDTEQITITEPELSLTAAIKTDTNVNCKGDATGSATASATGGTGTYSYSWNTNPIQTSATANNLIAGTYIVTVTDEKGCTDTEQITITEPELALTAAIKTDTNVNCKGDATGSATASATGGTGSYSYSWNTNPVQTSATASNLIAGTYIVTVTDEKGCTDTEQITITEPELALTAAIKTDTNVNCKGDATGSATASATGGTGAYSYSWNTNPIQTSATATNLIAGTYIVTVTDEKGCTDTEQITITEPELALTAAIKTDTNVNCKGDATGSATASATGGTGTYSYSWNTNPIQTSATANNLIAGTYIVTVTDEKGCTDTEQITITEPELALTAAIKTDSNVNCKGDATGSATASATGGTGTYSYSWNTNPIQTSATASNLIAGTYIVTVTDEKGCTDTEQITITEPELALTAAIKTDTNVNCKGDATGSATASATGGTGTYSYSWNTNPIQTSATASNLIAGTYIVTVTDEKGCTDTEQITISEPELALTAAIKTDTNINCKGDATGSATASATGGTGTYSYSWNTNPIQTSATANNLIAGTYIVTVTDEKGCTDTEQITITEPELSLTAAIKTDINVNCKGNATGSATASATGGTGTYSYSWNTNPIQTSATATNLIAGTYIVTVTDEKGCTDTEQITITEPELALTAAIKTDTNVNCKGDATGSATASATGGTGSYSYSWNTNPIQTSATANNLIAGTYIVTVTDEKGCTDTEQITITEPELALTATKSQVNASCGGAESGSATVVASGGTGPYTYSWNTNPVQTSATATNLLAGNYSVVITDSKGCTHTVSFEILDGDSVKPIIDPLPETSTINCPAEPVFAQATATDDNGTIASLTYEDTVTPGNCAGSYTKTRTWTAKDACGNVSLPVSQTIIVQDITAPTWSTEVASLNKTIECSNAEALSAAQALFPTATDTCDTDVTNIVKVSGQFVASETCSNAGTYTNTWTVKDDCGNTSDTFTQVITIQDTTAPTWSTEVASLNKTIECSNAEALTSAQALFPTATDACDTDVSNIVKVSGQFVANEGCANSGTYTNTWTVKDDCGNTSDTFTQVITIQDTTAPTWSTEVASLNKTIECSNAEALTSAQALFPTATDACDTDVSNIVKVSGQFVANEGCANSGTYTNTWTVKDDCGNTSDTFTQVITIQDTTAPTWTTETASLNKTIECSNAEALSSAQALFPVATDACDTDVTNIVKVSGQFVASETCSNAGTYTNTWTVKDDCGNTSDTFTQVITIQDTTAPIFAGELPGDITVSCDAVPAAANVEASDNCNGNLPIVFSEVKSDIQNECPTNYTLTRKWTTSDCGGNIASYTQIITVRDTTPPTGTAPSNVANLQSIADIPAGSPGDITDAADNCSPTVNITVSDSHNEASGCDGNAYILTRTYTLTDCAGNKTELVRTFTVDNKVSVSAVATNVSCLGAHDGSIAVTNSAGSIVIIRNANNEVVGSTNLAPGTYTVTATSAVNADNQTCTATTTVVITEPNYKIKISGQIINVDTNTPIANVPVTLIPQGTTTGPILLRITGADGRYTFTGMPAGSYLVQVQDANLNSAYQLYPVNSSLFFTTLEDCKFQEHNFEYGKSNLPVLGDYVWYDTNGNGVQDEWYDANNDGVVTKNVPDANGAIDYSLWEWIDLNGDGSYAGPQNVGELNAGGFGNATTPNVIIDGPNGYHAEVIVGIAGFWRNRPDSPNPYGDYNIKLVRDANLDAVAAALGATGLVKVIPSGGTNKNKTSKPAKIAMHTVCQTTSTAGYIVTVTAEDLVHLDADFGVNCKEYRDIVANDDNAGPFPGVNHTQTNVLNVLPNDTIEGVVVTPSDVIISTVTPNEFLQLNPDGSIDILPNAPAGTLTMVYQICEADQTSNCDTATVTITIEAPTMTVTATAICVNDVPYLDYVVTPGNFTPVNGVTIAWADAANNVVTTMTDLPLSGRVLWPGAVVDQAGNGIDWPGWVFQNNKWIQAPDGFEGLRPKANVTISVNPSQTITVDYPPADPFCTARPTFAILANDDSAGPLPAAIGGTNVVNVYTNDTLNGDPVNPADVTLTLVTPDPTGALTLNPDGSVDVKVGTLGGTYTLTYQICEKADNGNCDTAIVTVTVLDPAPPTPVDAVDDTYTVGCNTFGLVGNVLANDLKGNIPATLELVNFTLLSETGNQSKTDPNITIDASGNVTVSSLTPPGTYTYSYRICDKLSAENCDTATITITVSPNGVTNIASKACNDDRTPINLLALLPENTPQTGIWVDIDGSNSLQGNVLNAFGLAIGNYKFEYQITDANCPRSVLLNMEVNADCVVLACENIVIHNAFSPNGDGKNDVFVIDNIDETTCYPENTVEIYNRWGILVFETTNYNNTTNAFDGTSRGRTTVKQSDGLPTGTYFYVVTYKSLDGNNVVQNHKLDGYLYLSK